Part of the Haliotis asinina isolate JCU_RB_2024 chromosome 8, JCU_Hal_asi_v2, whole genome shotgun sequence genome is shown below.
TAGGGAAAGAAAAAACACATTGGATCATTATAAACAAAGCCATGAAGGTTGGGCTTGTCACCTCTAACATATCTGTAGAACTATTGATGAACTAAATACATCAATACAGTCCCCTACAAAAGAAAAATCAGATTGGTATATACTCTCGAAGTTCCAAGGTAATGCACAGAACCAAAGACTATGGGCGTTTTGTTCACTTTTGTTCTATAAGATGACCCTAATGATTTGAATAAAGGAACTACTCTTTTCCATTTCGCAAAACTTATATATTGATCAACCTGAATGCAATAAACAGCGAAATCGGTTTATAATGCTTTGAATGCCTGAAtttgttataaaatatatttgattttcGTTTCATTTACTAGAAACACAACGCCGTGATTTGCTCTTGATAATCTTCAGAAACATGAAACACACAGTCTAAAGATATGTTGGTATAAGATGTTTTTATTGGATTCCAGGGGGAATGTCGTCAAATGCAGTGCACGGGTGACCGCATCCTCAGAGATGACACCTGCTTCTCAGTCATCAGGTCGGCAAAAGGAATGGTGTACCAGATAGAGGTACTCCTTAGACCCACTGCAAGCCTCGTGGTGGACGACATTGAGACGTGGCTCACCACCACTGCAGGCCAACTCAAGGACCACCTTAAAACAGTGCTGGGAATTGATTCATTCGGATTTGGACTTTTTCGATTCAGGGCTCATGTCAAGAAAGCGGCGGAGGCTTCTTCCAGCAGAGTCCCGTACATTTCTCTCCAAACAACGTTCATGATCAGCTGGGAGAGCGAGATTGGCGAGATGGAAACCAAACTTCTTGAACTGCGTGAATCAGTTTGGTCCGTAAAACTTGGTGTCTCTAATGTCACATTCATGGCTGAGCCAGTTTGGACAGATCCTGATGACAACACCACACACCCAAAACTCACCAAGGAGGCCTTAGACGatacaacaaacatatacacCCTTGATGTCGGTAGGATAATTGACTTCACAAAGACCAATAAGCCTCTCTACGTCGCGGCCACACTTCAGTGTCCCAGAGTGAAGGTCTTCCAAGATGTCGACTACACATATGACGAGGCCACTAACACAATGCAACGTGTTGGCTCCAATGAAACTATTGATATCAGTCAATTTGAACCTTCCACTAATAACACCGGTTACGTCTGTTATACGGCGATATATGACAATAGTACAACCTGCGGTGGGCCTGTAACCCTCTCGTCAACAAGTGTGTCCTCAGACACGCTCTTCTATGTCTCAATGGCATGTCTGATTCTCACCCTCATCTGCCTCCTGCTGACCTTCGTCGTCTACTGCATCTACAGACCACTAAGGACTCTTCCTGGTAAGAACAGAATGGGATTCGTCTTCACGCTACTAGCAGCTCTATTGTTATACACGTTAGGCAGTGCAAGAATTGAACAACCCAAGATGTGCATGGTTACTGGAATAGTGACGCATTTCTTCCTTCTGAGTTCCTTCACCTGGTTGTCCATCTGTACAGTCCACACGTACGTCGTCTTCAAGAACCTCCTCCTATCACGACACGCCAGTTACAGCAACAGAAAGAGGTACGTCCTGTACGTCTTCGCCAGCATCATCGTCCCTGGCGCAGTCGTTGGTGGAACCGTTGCGGTCAACCATAAGCTGAGTAATGGTCAGGACATGGGGTATGGGCCAAGCATTTGCTATGTGTCCAACTTCTATTCAGTGCTTTTCGCAGTCGGGGTTCCTGTTGTTCTCATCATGGCTGTCAATGGTGGTCTTTTCGTGGCAACAGCTCTTACCATGAAAAAACTGGCCAAGGAACAGCTTGAGCTGAAGAGCAAGAAGTCAAGCATCAGTCTGTATGCACAGCTTTCCATTCTGACAGGAATCACCTGGTTCTTTGCTCTTGTGTCTGTCTTGGTGGACTCAGAAATCTATAAGTATATTTTCGTAATATTATGCGTGGTCAAGGGCTTATACATTTTCGTCTCCTTCGTTTGTACGAAGAGGGTCTTCGACTTAATGAGGGGATGCTGCACGGGTAGATCCCTACTTGAACCAAGTTCCATGGTGACCGATGACATTAAAATGACATTCAGTGGAAAAGGACAAGGCATTGAGGAACTTGACGATGACAAAACGACTGACTACGCATCCATCAAAGAAATGAGAGATCACGAAGATTCTGAGGTCGCCAGTCAGGACGGCGTCGACAACGACATGTACAATACAATCGGGGCGTACACAGACGACGACGATGCTTCGAGGCGTATTTCCGATTGTGATACGTTGAGAGTGAATCCCTCTTGTGGCGGTGCAGCCGATACTGAACACGTTGTTGACATGCACACACCCGCTGGTGACGATGACCACTACGGACTTTTGATGAATTCAACGACTAAGGAAATTCGTAATCCTTGTAATGTAATGTTTAATCCTGTGTTTCAGTAAGACGTTCGTATTTCAATACATGTGATAGACATATTTTCAGACACTCGTTGGCATTATCCTGCGTTTGCCATTAACATACAATTCTGTGCTCCTTTTccgttttgtattttttttaatatattcatactttattgtttgtgatgtacataataaatgttttgtaagaAAACGCGAATTTACGcatttgtgtgcgtgcgtgcatgcgtgcgtgcgtgcacaaGAAAAGGCAAACTTCGTGGATGTGTTTGTTGGGTTACAGGCAAACCTGGCAATACTTCTGTCTTATAATGGCTCATCATCATTCTTAAAAGAATGAGTTCTTTTAAGGATACCTGCATCTTAACGATACCTGCATCAAGAGACCAAAGATTGCTGGGTGGAACTCCTTGTTCGATATAATTAGGGACCGTATATAATTTCTTTCTCATATtgtacatacgcacgcacgcacgcgtaGCCATAACCGGGTTCTGATAATACTTCACGTTAACGGATGGAGCATCAAACAGAAAAGCGACAAAGCTCTTCCCATATTCAAAAGAAATCTATGCCAAAAGCGTTTTTTGTCCACTGTCAAAATCATGAGAATCCTTTTATGAATCACTGTTCACGAGACCAGGGCCGGTTTCACAAAGGCGTCGTAAAGCTCCGAGTGTCTTAAGTTTAAATGGATGTAGgttagcctagtgtttaaagcttttgctcgtcacacctaaGACCGGGGTCATGGTGCTAAAAGCGGGGGAAACGCGCTCGTAGGTCTGTTACAGATTAggaggtacgacagtcgtagcgttaagatagctttgtgaaacgggttcCAGATGTTCGCGAAAAGGCGAGCTCATGCTTTTGTCATCAGAGGCACCGCCCACAAACACAAGCAAGGTTGACTCAGTCATGTGCCGACGTACGAAAACAAACACGGAAATATAGGgctgaaagtgaaaaaaaagaTTGCACGGTCAGTTATAGTGATCACGGTTGGTATAATAAGGCATTTGGAATAGGATTCACGAGGATCTTTCTCGTAAGATCTTATGCGTGAATGACGTGAGTTGCGAATTTGAGTATAACACCTTGTTCAAGATATTTCCATTTACAAAGTAACGTGCATGTGCTGAATTAATGGAGCTATTATGCGCATATTGCGTATTTATTGTGTTAACCTCCTGAAACAACATTCGCAAGTCTATTTCGGGATGAGTTGAACTGCATCTGGTGTGTCTCTGGGAGGATTTTACACAGGCGTATGAACGTtaaagtgagttagtgagtgagtttagttttacgccaccctcagcaataccccagctatatggcggcggtctgtcaataatcgagtctggaccagacagtgtagtgttcaacagcatgagcattgatctccgcaactgggaaccgatgacgtgtcaaccaagtcagtaagcctgaccaccagaccccgttagtcgcctcttacgacaaacatagtcgcttttgtggcaagcatgggttgctgaaggcctattctaccccgggaccttgacGGGTCGTATAAACGTAAAAACTACCTGTGCGTCATACAAGAACTGTATTTCGTTTAATTTCAGCAGCAGTATACATTAATTAAGCACTCACATATCGCTTTGAAAatgatttgaaatgttttgaacaGGTGGTGATGGCTTGTTATAAATATATTCTAAAGTAATTATTAACAGCAGTTTACACTTTACTTACAACTGTTTATgtcttttagcaatgttccagcaataccaaaAATATTCTGGGGATACCAAAATGAGCTTTATAcacttgtgtccatgtggggaatcgatcccagTTCTTCGGTATGTCGAGCgtacgccttaaccactagggtaaaaaatatgaaagacCCACAAAATGCCAGACTAAAGTATCCGCAGTGAGGTTAATGTTTTTCCATCAAAgttgttttgtaaacatgtaactgtattgttttcaaaatatttgtaattaaaTTACTTAAGTGTATTTAGCCCACACGTCAAAACGGGTTCAAAAAaggatatatacatacaaaacCAAACAGACGTCAGGCCGTGTGTGAATTAAGCAGCACGTGGGAAAGAAAGCGTAAAATCTCCAAAGACAGCACAAGATCGTCGTCAGGGAGAAGTCACATGGGAGCAGTGGTGCAATTTCACTCTGTTCGTGGCTCTATCCTCATAAAAAAACTTAATCAGGCAACACATTCTTCGTGGTTTTGTCCTCATAAAAACAAAGCAGGCAAAGCAATTCTGATATCAAAATAACGACACGTACCCTTTACGATTTCTTAAACCATTGCATGCTGCAATACCAGACATAAGAACCCGGGATTATTTTGACCAAAGTACGCCCTTCTTTCTTTGAGCGGCATTTGGAATTGATGCATCCTAACTGGTTAGTTGTATGCAGCTATCCTTCAAAACAGATGTTTATCTGTGCTCACCCATGTTCAGAAGTGGCATTTTAAGGTATTATCATTTCAGCACCCAGACCTGGAAACATGCTGTGCTGAGGTTGAACTGCTAAAGGTCATAACAAATGGATATCAAAACAGAACTTGAATGGAACCGTCTTTACAAAAGTAATCTGTAACAGTTTTTCAGGGGTTTCTGACAGCATGTCAGCTTGAGGTGGAATAAAGGGAAAGAGATGCATGGCCCAGTCGGCTACCAATTTGGTTGTCAAGAAAATTAATCTGAGTTAACTAGGATTCATAACCAAAATTATCTTTCTGACGTGCCCAGGACCACAACTCAAGCAAATTACATTGCCTTTGAGGTGAAACAGGGTTTAACATGGTACTTGAGAATATTTTACTCatatgactgcatggatgtgtggctgcttgtactagacCAGACTTAAGCTGTTTTGTGCTGGCTTACACAGATTCCATGCTGAATACCCCATTCAGAAACATTATACTGAGTCGCTTAGTCCTTTGGTATCCATTAATGGTCGTGGATCGAAACGGCGACCTTCAGCTTACCGGGcagacactctaaccactacaccacataGGTTGTCCACTGCCTTTGACACAATGAGTTGGACTCCAGTAGCAGGACAGAGTGAGTGTTGTTGGCTTACCCAACCAGCCCTGAAAACACCCTatcaacaaaacaagaaaagtaaaatattttgtaaagatAACTCAaattttatttacagatgataCATGATAAATACCACAAAGACTACAGAGTGTGATGGTTTATACAATGTAAGAATGATTTCTGTGCTTCCATCCAAAAAGAACTGCCCATGTACAGCAGGGAGACTGACATAGCTGTGTTGCCAAGAGAGGCTTCACACACATATcccaacatatatatatacacacacagaaACTGAAACAACCACCAGTGTGTTTAAATGCTCACATGAAAATTGCAATCAGCATCAATGGTTCTGGTCGGTAGGATTCCTTTCATTCTTGTAAAATGCCAAAATTAACTGATATTTCTACACAAGATGAGACACTGACATTTGTCAGTGATTGGTTTTGCCCATGTATGTATTGATTTCTTCCATGAAATAGACATGAACTTATAATGATCAGCAATATGTTAACAAATCTAACCTGCACACAAGTATAGCAGAAACTAAACAGTATTTCTTTGCAAACATATGAGGAATTCCAAACTATATTTTCAGGTATCTAAGAGTCAAATCGTTACTACACTGTGTACACGTGGGGATGATTTAAAAGTTCTACAGTAACCATTTCCATCTCTCAAACACTTACTTCATCCTTACAGTATTTAGGAATATAActaacatgacaaaacatttaaagCCAGCAAACTGACAATTAGTAATTCTAAATCAATTCTATAAATTCATCATAGTACGGTTTATTGGTGGAAAATCAGACTGCCATTCTTATGCAATTGAAAATTAAACATTGAAATATGAACTCGGAAAATATACTGTGGCATTACACAAGCACCAGTGTGTAATATGTTTCAACAAAGAGCTTGTGTTTGCATTAAATTGTTATGATCTAAAAGGAATTCTCACATAAACATTGAGCCTCTTGTCAGTTGACGAAATGCATTGCTCTTATCTGTTTTATAttacaacaaatatacataGAATATATGCTCGATGAAAGTAATAACCTCTTGCTGCCCTAGACTCAATTTCAAAAAATCAAACCGTAACATAAATTACCCCAATCAAAACACGGTGTCTCAAATGATCTAAACCCAAATCACAGTCCCAAAGGTTGGGTCATTACATGCTGAATATCTATGTAaatgaaaacacaaatatatccacCCTTTTCCCACGAAATTGTACAACACTGAGAAAACATAAAAGCAAGTTCTGAATTTCAGAAAATTTAAAAGTCAACACAACATTATTCTCGTTTCTTCCCATTATGTAACCTTTTAAACTCACATGACAATGTACTTCCTACTATAAAATCATCACAAGCTTACTTAAAATCTTCTGAAATCCAGAAACTGATGGACATTATTGCTTCACCAACCCAAGACACCCGTGTACACATGTCACAACACCTCAACTCTGGCTACCAGCACTTTCAGCATACACCAGCAGACAAACATTCATCCTTACAAGATCATACAGCTTATAAGCATCTCCTTATCTGGTTATCAtgtcaagagttgtctcccttcctaACCTGTCTTGCCAAACCTtcttggtttgtctggtccactgCCTGGTGTCTTCTGTTCCACCTTGCATGACTGTTAGCACTATGCattgatacaatgacatacatatattcattttaGTTTTAACTTTATGGAATTTTTTATGAGCTGGAACGGTACCCCTTGAGACATGGGCTGTGGGCTGGTGATGTCGGGCAGATCGTTGCTGGGCAGTCTATTCACATGCTGCAACACAAGTGAGGTATTTGCGATGACTCAAGCAAGGACAGGCATCTCATCATCTTGGAACAAGGACCTAGTACTTGAAATCATTTTCTCCTGTTCTCAGCCCTACACTTCTGCTCTCAGTTGTCACAATATTTCCATGCCATGATGTTTTTAGAGAGTCGTTGGTTTAACACCCTTTGAAGCTTTAGAAGACAAAAGTAACACTCAGTCATGATCATCTATGTCACTTTATAACACTAagattgaaaacattttaaaatcactgaaaaccaaaagaaatgtttcaaaactAACAAATAGAAATGGAAACATAAATTGTCTTGCTGTGCTTCAGTCTGTAgaataacatgtatatttctAAGTGAATGGAAGACTCACATTTCAAAGGGAATTCATATAGTCCAGACGAGGAATCCTGAACTTTCTTACCTTATTTACATTTGCTACTTTGTCTGTGGTAACTTTGTCATCAACCTGCATAGGTGCTTCTTCTCTCTGAAAAAGTAATGGTTATACAAACATAGACACGTATTCCTGGGCATCTGAACCTACTTTATtgggaagtctgtcttccacatcaaCAGCAGTCTCAGATCCAAGTCCATAGTATtcgaccagtgaaggtccctggtagaataggccttcagtaatccatgcttgccataaaaggcaactctgcttgttgcaagaggcaactagcaagatcaggtggtcagactcactgacttggtttacacatgtcatcagttcacaAATGCACTGAtcaatgctcctgctgttgatcactggattgtctgatccagagtcaattatttacaggccgccgtcatatagctggaatattgctaagtgtggcgttaaactaaactcactcactcactcacccacagttTTCCTTTCTTGCTGCAACAAGTGGGATCACTGTTGaactgtatccatgtgaggaatcaaaccagaGTCTTCAGCATGAGGAGAGACcacattaaccactagactatccaaCCATCCCAATAATCTTTCTTAAATATATACGAAGTGAAATGACTTATATAACTACAGCATACAAAATTAGAACAGACAAATACTCTTCCAGTTTCAGTAATGGAAACACTTGAGAACATTACATGAGCACTGACCTCCTCTTCCTCATTTTTACTTCTCTTCTGTGTGGTCTGTTCAATGGGAGAGGCTGGTCTCTTGGCCCGGCCTTCTCCTCCAGCTTCCAGGTCCTCACCATCAGCTGAGAGGACACCATCCTACAATCAGAGGAACACACTGGTATACTTCATGATATTTGTATGATTGTTTCCCAGTGCTGATTAAATTACTCTTCACTGACTTCAGATGAAGGTAATACTACCTGTTGTCACATTTTATATGCTGCTTCTCTTCCTGTAGTGAATACTTCAGGAACACTTACAATTTTCTTTATATTACTTAGCCTTCTTCTGTCACTGAATGTTAGCCTTTCACACATGGCTGTAGAATGTTACTAAGTTTTTGACTCATTGCTGTTTCAATGTCGCCTTTTATTTGCAGCTGCTGCTGAATCTTACTTAACCTCTTACTTGCAGCTGCTGCTACTGTATGCTATAAAGCTGTTTACTTGCTGTTGCTACTGTACGCTATAAAGCGTTATCCTTGCTGCTCCTGTAAGTTATTAAGCCTTTTACTTGCCTGTGCTGCTGAATCTTACTTACaggatattaaacgagcttcccttttcacgagggacataaacttgacatGAAAGGGGAAtgagttttgtatcctatttattatcCACGttctaaaaaatgaaaatatcgttaaaaagGAGCAATACtttgctttcctatatagaaccatgtaacgcggattaatacatgatattggtgattggaatgtcaaacgcttcactccaggaaaacgtacgctgcatagaggcaatgtatttcctatacaGCGCCttatcacaagaaaataaacaaattcagACAGAATTAAgtactgtaaacagccaaatttgTGCGACCGTTTAATTTTCGCAAACTTTGTGTCAGACTTCATGACAcgagaataaaaacatgcgataatacagatatatcatacactctattcaggtaagtcaaagacacaaaaacaatacagggGTCCTTGCTCAATCACGTGTCACCGCTgggctaatctggattaacacGGCTCAATCACgttctattttcattgctctagcacctaattaaaaaggattaattctgaaatcaattacattaatttgttgttagatcacttcgcatatctgtttattttataacagctCAAAGGTCACGCACCTGCGTGTCACGTAAAAACATTCAGACACGcccctgtaacaagatcacctcACGAAAATAAGAAGGCGCAAAAAGGTTTAGTGTCCATCACTAATTTAAAGGTCATTCAGCCATCATTGTCAggctagtcgtcatgttgagaagtgttcacaaagaagaagaTTATAGGGAGCATTTTATTAGgagcggcaaactcaacagcaaagatgaatgtgaataacagggaacaGTATGactcaaatagttgagcttaatgttcctcatcggaggacgagttactgtaaataattcggcaACGCTTTGCacaggatgccagtgacgccttATCATCTTagcttggaattcccacttgtcgagattcgatgtttatgttgaagactccaccAAAAATagggtctgaaaacacagcctacaacctcgaacgaagacgatttcaagcctattgCGTTCACATTTtgggaagtgcttttgacctgtacataagaaaccacgggagacatggcagtgacaatgtgtttgtgcgggaggacgggagggcagtgatagagatacaagagcgccgctcgtcttttgatgttgtgtgtttctgtgcagtcctgacaacatagatgcagaaggtattcaatctcttgataatattcacaactcttccaaccaattgTCCATCAATTTTGACGAAACCAATAACTTTTacgggcgacgccatatttgtttacactcatgagagacctactagacgtatttgtttacttatttttatagattgttttatttccgcttttatttcagaaacttgagttattatagaattgaaaataatgctagtaaccacactaaatgaaataaattttatctaattccatagaaTGTTTTCGTTTTAAATGatctcaggtgtgaaaacttttgaatgaaaatgatgaatggaatgagtgatgaaagtagttgcagtaatgtcaaagttcatgtattagccaatcaaatcactcgaatGTTACTTAGCCTTTAATGTGCAGCTGTAGAATGTTACTTAGCCTTACAAAAAAAAGGCAGTCTGTCTACAATACCAACAATGTTGCAGCCATTACATTCTACTATGAGAAATTCCCTACCTTCTCCCCATCACCCTTGGGTGTAGCAGGTGTGGTTTCACACAGCATATTCTCCCCCTCAGATTTTTGCGGTGTTAATGATGATGGTGTTTGTGACTCCTGGGATGTGTCATCATCTGTCGTTATAGATGCCTGCTTTAGGAGATCCGTGTCAGATTTGCTGGTGGCTAAACCACTAGCCTTCTCAGTGCTGGACCGTCTCAGGTTGCTTGTGCTGCTACCCCTTGTTGGGTCCTTCATGGAGTACAAAGATGAACTTAAGGATAACCAAACAAACATTCCTGCATTCAGGGATATCAGCAATAAATCTATTATGGTTTTTTTTCTCCAAATTACACAGAATGGTGACAgtaatttgataaaaaaaagttAGCCTGTAAGACCTAGACACATACCTTTTTATCTTTCCGTGCAATCTTGCCTGCTCTTTCTATTATCTCTTTGGCAACATACTGCTCAAGCTGTTTCCTGCAAACCAAATTGAGAAATGAAGCAGTTGTACAGGCCATGTGGGGCAGTCATTAAATATCACTGATGTCCCCTATTCTAAAATCGTTTGTTTGAGTGAGCCTTTTAtaatatttaaaggtcacatatactctaatagggtacaaatgcaaaatcacttgctgacatcgttataaatgaaactctgtcattaaaactgctcatttcgatcttgaattaccttaaatcgacctttatgtgaacagtgcacaattctcagccgcacacgaaatttcagccaatcagagcggcgcgtctccatgacgtaatagtgggtatagaaatgagggtctgtgcagtattcatctacatttcaggggttcaACTATTTCgcttacaggtttgtacaaacctgaaatcgcgaaagctgttgagaaaaatgaaagctatatgttctcacaatctactatcatttagttttgtctcctgctttgcctagttttcgagtttcaacccttgttttcatagacgattctgtcaaaatcacttggtgtcgctaggttgtataaacctacacgttatttgtcatcattcacttgatgctcggttaatgaatttataacaggtataattagtggtaacgctaCCTAGATTACCCGACAATGGCCCCCATtctgcatttcttttgtctggatcgatcaaaggattaaccgataacatgctgattgattaattagttttatggggatttaaatgggggatttgtcaaaaggtagtgtttatgtatgtactttTACTAATCTATAGTGAATACGCTCTGTCgggtctgtgtctatgtaaaacaacacccttctttcaaaggattaaccgccaatacattgattgctcattattggctaaatgaaaatttttttaaaaagaatgacgcacattatgcaattagttgtcaggtgtgctatcttgggtaccaatgagactatacaacaatgtgaaaaacctgaaacaatacatcacgttttcgtatattaggcTGTTAAATGACACATcgcttgggaaatctgcagatgaattatataacacttgtttttgtggatattgatggatacattcctcgaagaaggacattgctcctataactttaattttaatatttgcatttttgttttcaacagaatcattaaGTGTAATGACGCAGaggacatacactagggcgtgcgtgcgaattatgattcatacaggaaaactatgaaatgtctacatattacattcctgttatacattcacagatcgcttctttttattaagtttcaaaatgcatccaagtatgattataaagcaattaggattatgagaacaagtataaagatgtatattgacaagtgtctacatactggtgagtgaacgttacaaaccaagtaaatttagcaagtgaagaaatttatcgtgcagcattttcacttcgaccccgacctcgctcaggctatgttacaggttgtgtcatgcaaactccttttggtaatgaataaaatacatatttatgtagttttgattttctaacatgATGAGTACAatccatacataatctcattaattcaaatggatttgacttcacaattttcaaaaatggcggtgccctgtcttgggatgaatgctatttaagtttgtttttcacCGACTtaaaaaaggacaattactttctacaggtagcaaaatatgtattttattgatggacaataggattttgcatgacactgcttataacataacaatttcactcttggaagtgaggtggaggtcaatataacattgcttgcaatataaatgtcacttcgacccccaccttgcttccttggaagaagtctttatgttaaaagttgtgtcatgcaaaatccttttggccatgattcaaatgcatatttaactaccagtaaaaagtagttttgattttctaacttgataagaacaaatcataatctcaataattctaacggactttagccagtgacttcaggattttcaaaatgggagcgccctgtctgaggatgaatgctatttaagtttcctttcaccgacttacaaaaatcaaaattactttctactcgTAGTAAaatattgatggacattaggaatttacatgacattgcttataacataacaatttcactcttggaatcggtcaatataagattacaacctcgtttccgaggaagaaagcattatatccatgcaaaatctttttggtcagcaatgtgtagtaagcagtcttaattttataaactcgatgaaacttaaactccattttctatcctggaagcgtggtagggggcgaaccatccgatttagtatacaccacaggcttccacaaagctcacttcgcacacactaacaaccaa
Proteins encoded:
- the LOC137294454 gene encoding uncharacterized protein, which encodes MMRVFYPHIVFVTSVVMMSVAEEISFTETERIYIEYINEKFCGQDRMCSKSNVTNSGTCRICPGCHCDDQCDKYGDCCADRALEHLGTPNFHPSRYRCHSNAFKLIYDKKAGFSFHSIQKCSIRTDEELVKLCERPDQNITSWIPVETETELYRNQFCAECNGATDYRLWSIKAQCTQLVWLRPGMTSQQIIQTFIDDIGCAIFLHPPKDTNMRPCYTPIEEITSSCNITGKWQEYNATTENSCLGYSAPIHLFGETYRNVFCYMCNHGDLDDTFLPMPSCPFDIPYPFSVVMDPEAIKMQQQTTALSCECPAGMIYDNNTGECRQMQCTGDRILRDDTCFSVIRSAKGMVYQIEVLLRPTASLVVDDIETWLTTTAGQLKDHLKTVLGIDSFGFGLFRFRAHVKKAAEASSSRVPYISLQTTFMISWESEIGEMETKLLELRESVWSVKLGVSNVTFMAEPVWTDPDDNTTHPKLTKEALDDTTNIYTLDVGRIIDFTKTNKPLYVAATLQCPRVKVFQDVDYTYDEATNTMQRVGSNETIDISQFEPSTNNTGYVCYTAIYDNSTTCGGPVTLSSTSVSSDTLFYVSMACLILTLICLLLTFVVYCIYRPLRTLPGKNRMGFVFTLLAALLLYTLGSARIEQPKMCMVTGIVTHFFLLSSFTWLSICTVHTYVVFKNLLLSRHASYSNRKRYVLYVFASIIVPGAVVGGTVAVNHKLSNGQDMGYGPSICYVSNFYSVLFAVGVPVVLIMAVNGGLFVATALTMKKLAKEQLELKSKKSSISLYAQLSILTGITWFFALVSVLVDSEIYKYIFVILCVVKGLYIFVSFVCTKRVFDLMRGCCTGRSLLEPSSMVTDDIKMTFSGKGQGIEELDDDKTTDYASIKEMRDHEDSEVASQDGVDNDMYNTIGAYTDDDDASRRISDCDTLRVNPSCGGAADTEHVVDMHTPAGDDDHYGLLMNSTTKEIRNPCNVMFNPVFQ